A region from the Brettanomyces bruxellensis chromosome 4, complete sequence genome encodes:
- the ITR1 gene encoding myo-inositol transporter itr1 gives MPSEYPQGSLKKIHRVSETTQRTDDITDIQFSPDFGTRIEPFPDEDTTSTVMVLENEKPSLMVLFLTFLASISGFMFGYDTGYISSALVSIGDSFGKTLSYGNEQFITAATSLGALITAIISGLIVDYFGRKPVLMVSNILFVIGSVIQCASHNVWTMIIGRLIMGFGVGTGSLIAPLYISELAPSTFRGRLVVLNVLGITGGQLIAYAIGAGLDSVHNGWRIVVGISIIPPVIQFASFLFLPDTPRFLVMKGKFDLAAKVINRIYNGATPELVEEKIRELQIANSEIPGRSVLQRYKYSLIKIHTVPSNFRALFLACALQAIQQFTGFNSLMYFSATIFKAIGFNNSTAVSIIVAGTNFVVTLLAFFVIDRVGRRRMLLLSLPLMMIFLILCAVAFHFIDIHFENHSAYVNGSVSKWGIVVVIAMILYTASYAIGIGNVPWQQSELFPQSVRGLGTSFSTATNWAGSLVISATFLTMLENITPTGTFALFAVLSALSFVLVYFCYPELSNLSLEEVEMVLTGGFNIKASEKLAKKRKRQRINNKMKDQDKPSTQINAA, from the coding sequence ATGCCGTCAGAATACCCCCAAGGatcattgaaaaagatacaCAGGGTCAGCGAGACTACACAGAGaacagatgatataacagATATACAATTTTCGCCAGATTTTGGTACAAGGATTGAACCTTTTCCAGATGAGGACACGACCTCAACAGTGATGGTGCTGGAAAATGAGAAGCCATCACTGAtggttttatttttaaccTTTTTGGCTTCCATCTCTGGTTTTATGTTTGGATATGACACCGGTtatatttcatctgcatTGGTGTCTATCGGGGACAGTTTCGGCAAAACATTGTCATATGGTAATGAACAATTCATTACGGCTGCCACTTCACTTGGTGCCTTGATTACCGCCATTATATCTGGATTAATCGTTGACTATTTTGGCAGGAAGCCAGTTTTAATGGTTTCTAACATCTTATTTGTTATTGGCAGTGTTATTCAATGTGCTTCACATAATGTGTGGACAATGATAATTGGAAGGTTGATAATGGGTTTTGGTGTTGGAACTGGATCATTGATTGCCCCTCTTTATATTTCCGAATTAGCTCCAAGCACATTTAGGGGTAGATTAGTTGTGCTTAATGTTCTTGGAATCACAGGGGGCCAACTTATTGCATATGCCATTGGTGCAGGATTAGATTCAGTGCATAATGGCTGGAGAATAGTGGTTGGCATATCTATTATTCCTCCGGTGATCCAATTTGCttcatttctcttcttacCGGATACACCTAGGTTTTTGGTGATGAAAGGAAAATTCGATCTTGCAGCCAAGGTCATCAACAGGATTTATAACGGTGCAACACCTGAATtagtggaagaaaaaatacgGGAATTGCAGATCGCTAATTCAGAGATTCCTGGTAGAAGTGTACTTCAAAGGTATAAATATTCTCTCATTAAGATTCACACAGTTCCATCTAATTTCAGGGCATTGTTTCTTGCCTGTGCCCTTCAAGCTATTCAACAGTTTACAGGTTTCAACTCTTTAATGTATTTCTCTGCCACAATATTTAAGGCGATCGGCTTCAACAACTCTACAGCCGTGTCAATTATTGTTGCAGGAACAAACTTTGTTGTCACCTTActtgcattttttgttatcgATCGTGTTGGACGGAGGCGGATGCTATTACTTTCGCTCCCATTAATGAtgattttccttattttgtGTGCTGTCgcatttcattttattgatATACACTTTGAAAATCATTCCGCATATGTTAATGGCTCAGTCTCCAAATGGGGGATTGTTGTTGTCATCGCAATGATTCTTTATACCGCTTCTTATGCAATTGGAATTGGCAATGTTCCTTGGCAGCAATCTGAACTATTCCCACAGTCTGTTCGGGGACTTGGAACATCATTTTCTACGGCAACGAATTGGGCTGGATCACTCGTTATTTCGGCCACTTTCTTAACAATGTTGGAAAATATTACGCCCACCGGTACCTTCGCTTTATTTGCTGTACTTTCAGCATTGTCGTTTGTTTTGGTGTACTTCTGTTACCCAGAGCTTTCAAACCTAAGTTtggaagaagttgaaatGGTTCTTACGGGAGGTTTTAATATTAAAGCCTCTGAGAAACTtgcaaagaagagaaagagacaACGGATCaacaataaaatgaaagacCAGGATAAGCCAAGCACCCAAATCAATGCTGCATGA
- a CDS encoding uncharacterized protein (SECRETED:SignalP(1-22)), producing MRFGCLVQACALFIASAQTANAAVVDTDTTTTAAAAAAAVTTDTAATTTAAAAAAAAAAATTTNTVNTLPTTTTAATAVTTADTTDTANTLTNAATTPTTTTTTPAAAAAAAAAAAATTTSATTDTDAAAVAATTTAAAAAATTTPLTVDTDETTDDTATDTDTTSSESKTLVWVTITEQGGATTAIQTAYTQKFVSMYSTLNTPSSGVIGLGTIKGTVGALKQYKTVTISVSEADND from the coding sequence ATGAGATTTGGTTGCCTCGTGCAAGCTTGTGCACTATTTATTGCAAGTGCCCAAACTGCAAATGCTGCAGTAGTGGATACAGATACCACCAccacagcagcagcagcagcagcagcagttACAACAGATACGGCTGCAACAACTACAGCAGCAGCTGCAGCTGCAGCTGCCGCCGCTGCTACAACTACAAATACGGTAAACACCTTGCCAACTACTACAACTGCAGCAACAGCAGTTACAACAGCAGACACTACAGACACAGCAAATACATTGACAAATGCTGCTACAACACCAACAACTACAACTACTACGccggcagcagcagcagcagcagcagcagcggCAGctgcaacaacaacatCGGCTACAACAGATACAGATGCAGCAGCAGTAGCAGCAACAACgacagcagcagcagcagcagcaactACAACCCCACTTACAGTTGACACTGACGAAACTACAGATGACACCGCTACAGATACGGATACAACGTCAAGTGAATCGAAAACTCTAGTTTGGGTTACGATTACGGAACAGGGGGGTGCTACTACGGCCATCCAAACTGCATACACGCAGAAGTTTGTGAGTATGTACTCCACACTCAACACCCCATCATCTGGCGTCATTGGTCTTGGCACCATCAAGGGTACTGTGGGTGCACTCAAGCAATATAAGACGGTTACCATATCCGTTTCGGAAGCCGACAATGATTAG
- a CDS encoding uncharacterized protein (BUSCO:EOG09263G3M), translating to MNEHNDDELLLVEKHTNYIKDLFRKPVYLEHWMADHLKMNALYWGICALFLMHQEDAFKKEDVVSFIIKCYDNKYGGFGSAPRHEAHILSTLSALQVLKLYDSLDALSKEQKDKTISFIKSLQLSDGSFEGDRFGEVDTRFVYTAIQSLAILEELDKSIVDPAVDFILKCQNFDGCFGMVPGAESHAAQAFTCLGTLAICNSLNKIKNPEALEWWLSDRQTANGGLNGRPEKLPDVCYSWWVLSCLSILKKLDYIDAESLVKFILRAQNSETGGIADRPGNECDVYHTFFGMAGLSLMKKGDLLLIDPIYGLPTNVTKTIKKYPY from the coding sequence ATGAATGAAcataatgatgatgaactcCTTCTAGTAGAAAAGCATACAAATTACATCAAAGACTTATTCCGAAAGCCCGTGTACCTTGAACATTGGATGGCCGATCATTTAAAGATGAATGCATTATATTGGGGGATATGCGCTCTATTTCTAATGCATCAAGAGGATGCctttaaaaaggaagatgttgtttcttttattaTAAAGTGTTATGATAATAAATACGGAGGTTTTGGTTCTGCACCAAGACACGAAGCCCACATTCTCTCAACACTATCGGCTCTTCAGGTACTCAAGCTTTACGATTCATTAGATGCACTCAGTAAGGAGCAAAAGGATAAAACTATAAGCTTTATTAAAAGTCTACAGTTATCAGATGGTTCTTTTGAGGGCGATCGATTTGGTGAAGTGGATACTAGATTTGTTTATACCGCAATACAATCACTAGCAATTTTGGAGGAATTGGACAAATCGATCGTGGATCCAGCAGTAGATTTTATTCTAAAGTGTCAAAATTTTGATGGCTGCTTTGGAATGGTTCCTGGAGCCGAGTCACATGCTGCACAAGCATTCACTTGTCTAGGGACATTGGCTATATGCAATtcattaaataaaattaagaatCCTGAAGCTTTAGAATGGTGGCTAAGTGATAGACAAACAGCAAACGGTGGTCTCAATGGGCGCCCAGAAAAGTTACCGGATGTATGCTACAGCTGGTGGGTATTATCATGTCTTTCAATATTAAAGAAACTTGATTATATAGATGCCGAAAGCCTTGTTAAATTTATATTGAGAGCGCAAAACAGCGAAACCGGAGGGATTGCCGATCGACCGGGAAATGAATGTGATGTTTATCACACATTCTTTGGGATGGCAGGTTTAAGTTTAATGAAGAAGGGAGATCTTTTGCTTATTGATCCAATATACGGCTTACCTACAAATGTCACTAAGACGATAAAGAAATATCCGTATTAA